One Cellulomonas sp. Y8 DNA segment encodes these proteins:
- a CDS encoding sugar phosphate isomerase/epimerase encodes MSTHQHASIPNRPMSRRSLMKALGASTVAVGLGTALGASGASAAGLAPAAAPTTGRTRLVPANRIGIQLFTIRDKVSSLGFRAVFEELGRIGYAEVEFAGYTQGNVGAITPAEIRQLLDDNGLKAVGSHVSTQLLRTDLANQIDIAHTLGMPHLGTGNAPTNTATKEGYLAAAEEWNGWGEQVKAAGMKIYQHNHDGEFRFDPVDPSVRLYDVFYDNTDPDLVYLEMDIYWAYVGQHKYPGFEPVDYVLRNPRRYPLLHLKDGKANEASANGYDIIEFGAGDLPYQQFLSQLRTRGQHFGLYEQDNASTVAEPPNPLNSLGNADRSYDAIAGLRG; translated from the coding sequence ATGAGCACGCACCAGCACGCCTCGATCCCGAACCGGCCGATGAGCCGGCGGTCCCTGATGAAGGCGCTCGGCGCCTCCACGGTGGCCGTGGGGCTCGGGACCGCCCTCGGCGCCTCCGGGGCCTCGGCCGCCGGCCTCGCGCCCGCGGCCGCGCCGACGACCGGGCGGACCCGCCTGGTCCCGGCCAACCGCATCGGCATCCAGCTGTTCACGATCCGCGACAAGGTCAGCTCGCTCGGCTTCCGGGCCGTGTTCGAGGAGCTCGGCCGGATCGGGTACGCGGAGGTGGAGTTCGCCGGCTACACCCAGGGCAACGTCGGCGCCATCACCCCGGCGGAGATCCGCCAGCTGCTCGACGACAACGGCCTGAAGGCCGTCGGCTCGCACGTCAGCACCCAGCTGCTGCGCACCGACCTCGCCAACCAGATCGACATCGCGCACACCCTCGGCATGCCGCACCTCGGCACCGGCAACGCGCCCACGAACACCGCGACGAAGGAGGGCTACCTCGCCGCCGCGGAGGAGTGGAACGGCTGGGGCGAGCAGGTCAAGGCCGCCGGGATGAAGATCTACCAGCACAACCACGACGGCGAGTTCCGGTTCGACCCGGTCGACCCGTCGGTCCGGCTCTACGACGTGTTCTACGACAACACCGACCCGGACCTGGTCTACCTGGAGATGGACATCTACTGGGCGTACGTCGGGCAGCACAAGTACCCGGGGTTCGAGCCGGTCGACTACGTCCTGCGCAACCCGCGGCGCTACCCGCTGCTGCACCTCAAGGACGGCAAGGCCAACGAGGCCAGCGCCAACGGCTACGACATCATCGAGTTCGGCGCCGGCGACCTGCCGTACCAGCAGTTCCTGTCCCAGCTCCGCACGCGCGGCCAGCACTTCGGGCTGTACGAGCAGGACAACGCCTCGACGGTCGCCGAGCCGCCGAACCCGCTGAACTCCCTCGGCAACGCCGACCGCAGCTACGACGCCATCGCCGGCCTGCGCGGCTGA